The genomic stretch GAAGATGAGAATGAAAGAATGACAGATCATTTGAAAGACAAAATTCATGCCCTAAAGTCACTGTCGATTGACATTGGAAATGAAGTGGAATATCAGGATAAAATGCTCCGTGGAATGGTGAATAACACATTAGTGTAGATAAAAATCTATTGagtatatatagaaaatagaagTATATAGAAGAAACTTTTTGTTATCAGGATGAAGATGTTGAAAGGACAAGTGGTTCATTAACAAACGCAGTTGCACGTGTATTACGTTTATCTAAAGGAAGTCATACTTACTACATCTTATATTTAATGTTGTTTTCCATATTTGTCTTTTTCATATTATGGGTAACAGTGAAATTCTTTTAACTAGAACATTGTAATGTCAAAGGGGTATTCAAAAACAGGATTCATTCCCATGAAGTGTTTTATTATACAcatgtttataataatttccaagtataacatttaatatttgtgtataagaaataacattttaaacCTATTTCAATAAGCTGTACAG from Bombus huntii isolate Logan2020A chromosome 8, iyBomHunt1.1, whole genome shotgun sequence encodes the following:
- the LOC126868338 gene encoding BET1 homolog → MRRTHSNYAYEPLPTTSNDAELEDENERMTDHLKDKIHALKSLSIDIGNEVEYQDKMLRGMDEDVERTSGSLTNAVARVLRLSKGSHTYYILYLMLFSIFVFFILWVTVKFF